In Electrophorus electricus isolate fEleEle1 chromosome 1, fEleEle1.pri, whole genome shotgun sequence, a single window of DNA contains:
- the cntnap1 gene encoding LOW QUALITY PROTEIN: contactin-associated protein 1 (The sequence of the model RefSeq protein was modified relative to this genomic sequence to represent the inferred CDS: deleted 1 base in 1 codon), whose amino-acid sequence MHINIFFPSLLLFLAFHGSASRPCLDPLISPLYASSFLASSRYNFLYSAHFAKLYGSSGWSPSPEDRQPWLQIDLGRKYRIVAIATQGTFNSYDWVTKYTLLYGDRPDAWTPYVMRGGNMTLPGNWNYYQVKRNVFHYAFTAKHLRFLPMGWNTEGGGKIGVRLEVYGCPYDSYVVHFEGNDMLAYSFPGGRMHTMQDHYAVNFKTLEKDGVLLHSQGLQGDLVTLELKTGRLYLHMSLGSSTVHTTSGMTVLRLGNLLDTQHWHYVSIRRRGRELNFTLDSETERAVLNGEFGYLDLDKQMYVGGVIEKDMPHLPGKVNFRGCMENVFINGINVIYKTMYQEPDIRLAPKKKKMHYTCRDLLWRPMTFAGPNNYLQVPGFFRRNRLAVKFKFRSWDYTGLLLFTRFADELGSLELGLSEGQVNVTLTQPGNKRLRFAAGYRLNDGFWHTVDLAARDNLLSITIDEDESSPLKITNPFMVRTGDRYFFGGCPKTNNTGRCVTKLARFHGCMQQIFIDDEPVDIDVMLQRKWGRYTELLLGTCGITDRCSPNPCEHEGRCIQSWNDFLCICNNTGYKGEVCHNSVYRESCEAYRLNGKYWSGNYTIDPDLSGPLRPFTVYCKMKLNRSWTIIDHNRIDSTKVTGSTVDRPYIGDVRYVNASWDEVTALANTSLYCEQWIDFSCYKSRLLNTPHGRPYTYWIGRHNESHEYWGGSFPESGKCGCTINKTCTDPKFWCNCDADYRQWYSDKGYLSFRDHLPVRRIVIGDTNRTGSEAHFSVGPLRCYGDRSIWNTIAITKPTYLTFPTFKPGPSADITFHFRTYRTYGVFLENSDDHLRNFIRIELNSTTSVIFVFMVGDGIRNVTLHTPRALNDNEWHYVEAEINVKMARLKVDFYPPAIHKFPGQTHITMQFTQPLLVGAANHTLRPFLGCLRGLRLNGAPVDLEGKVDERNGVRRNCTGACLNASIPCRNGGQCIDGYASYSCDCNNTAFDGYYCHLDIGAFFEVGSWLRYDIRTEPIPDDAWWANFWIEPHWHNFTLGYNTTTDDIEFSFSTHKTPAVLLYVSSFHKDYIAVLLKKDGTLSLRYRLGLITHKFQLTNRNLADGFPHFVNITRHNYTVWTQVDYMEPWVERLTLGEIPRFDSPKSIFLGRVMEVGDIDYDIQRHNSPGLEGCISGVRYNIFAPLKAYFRPNVTDPPVTTQGYVVESNCGAFPPVLGYIPWEDDPWFTDLFFDYIHDDVTPPWMTLIVTVSLTLLFLILYGLYIYLYRYKGSYHTNEPKNLESPSSARPLTETLHKEKKDLSQLQEEGSGE is encoded by the exons GGCCATGCTTAGATCCACTGATCTCTCCCCTCTATGCATCCTCTTTCCTGGCCTCCTCCAGATATAATTTCCTCTATTCTGCTCATTTTGCCAAGCTCTATG ggaGCAGCGGTTGGTCTCCATCTCCTGAAGACAGGCAGCCCTGGTTACAGATTGATCTGGGCAGGAAGTATCGTATTGTGGCCATCGCCACTCAGGGCACCTTCAACTCCTATGACTGGGTGACCAAGTACACGCTGCTCTACGGAGACCGGCCTGATGCATGGACACCTTACGTTATGAGAGGGGGCAACATG ACGCTGCCGGGGAACTGGAACTACTACCAGGTGAAGAGGAACGTGTTCCACTACGCCTTCACAGCCAAGCACCTGCGCTTCCTCCCGATGGGCTGGAACACCGAGGGCGGCGGGAAGATCGGCGTGCGGCTCGAGGTCTACGGCTGTCCCTATG ACTCGTACGTGGTGCACTTCGAGGGTAATGACATGCTGGCATACTCGTTTCCTGGTGGGAGGATGCACACCATGCAGGACCACTACGCGGTCAACTTTAAGACCCTGGAGAAGGATGGCGTGCTGCTCCACAGCCAAGGCCTGCAGGGAGACTTGGTCACGCTGGAGCTGAAGACTGGCAGGCTCTACCTGCACATGAGCCTGG GGAGCAGTACAGTCCACACAACGAGTGGCATGACGGTGCTGAGGTTGGGGAACCTACTGGACACCCAGCACTGGCACTACGTCAGCATCAGGCGCCGCGGCCGCGAGCTCAATTTCACACTGGACAGCGAGACCGAAAGAGCCGTCCTCAACGGAGAGTTCGGCTACCTGGACCTGGACAAGCAG ATGTATGTGGGCGGGGTTATAGAGAAGGACATGCCACACCTCCCTGGTAAGGTCAACTTCCGCGGCTGCATGGAGAACGTCTTCATCAACGGGATCAATGTAATTTACAAGACCATGTACCAGGAGCCCGACATACGACTGGCTCCTAAAAAG AAAAAGATGCACTACACCTGCCGCGACCTCCTATGGCGACCTATGACCTTTGCAGGTCCCAACAACTACCTGCAGGTGCCTGGATTCTTCCGGAGGAACCGGCTAGCAGTGAAATTTAAGTTCCGCTCGTGGGACTACACTGGCCTTCTGTTGTTCACAAGGTTCGCAGATGAGCTGGGCTCTCTGGAGCTGGGTCTGAGCGAGGGCCAGGTCAACGTCACCCTTACCCAGCCAGGAAACAAGCGGCTCCGATTTGCTGCAG GATACCGCCTGAATGACGGTTTCTGGCACACGGTGGACCTGGCCGCCAGGGACAACCTGCTGTCTATCACCATTGATGAGGATGAGAGCTCCCCACTGAAGATCACCAACCCATTTATGGTGCGCACTGGAGACCGCTACTTCTTTGGGG GCTGCCCTAAAACCAATAACACGGGCCGCTGCGTGACCAAGCTGGCCCGTTTCCATGGCTGCATGCAGCAGATCTTTATTGATGATGAGCCAGTGGACATTGACGTGATGCTACAGAGGAAGTGGGGCAGATACACGGAGCTGCTCCTGGGAACGTGTGGCATCACCGACAG GTGTTCTCCCAACCCATGTGAACATGAGGGTCGCTGTATTCAGTCGTGGAATGACTTCTTGTGCATTTGCAACAACACGGGGTACAAGGGTGAAGTGTGCCACAACT cGGTGTATAGAGAGTCGTGTGAGGCATACAGACTGAACGGAAAGTACTGGTCAGGCAACTATACCATAGACCCGGACCTGAGCGGCCCTCTCAGGCCGTTCACCGTGTACTGCAAGATGAAGT TGAACCGCTCCTGGACAATCATCGACCACAACCGCATTGACAGCACCAAGGTGACTGGCTCCACCGTGGATCGGCCCTACATAGGGGACGTCCGGTACGTGAACGCCTCGTGGGACGAGGTCACGGCCTTAGCCAACACGTCCTTGTATTGCGAGCAGTGGATCGATTTCTCGTGCTACAAGTCCCGCCTCCTAAACACACCAC ATGGGAGGCCGTACACTTACTGGATTGGTCGTCATAACGAGAGTCATGAATATTGGGGCGGGTCTTTCCCTGAGAGTGGGAAGTGTGGCTGCACCATCAACAAAACCTGCACAGACCCCAAATTCTGGTGCAACTGTGACGCAGACTACCGGCAATG GTACTCGGATAAGGGCTACCTGTCATTCAGGGATCATCTGCCTGTTAGACGGATTGTCATTGGTGACACCAACCGCACGGGTTCGGAGGCCCACTTCAGCGTAGGACCTCTGCGTTGCTATGGAGACC GGAGCATCTGGAACACCATAGCCATCACCAAGCCCACCTATCTGACCTTCCCGACCTTTAAACCGGGCCCTAGCGCCGACATCACCTTCCATTTCAGAACCTACCGCACATACGGCGTCTTTCTGGAGAACTCAGATGACCACCTGCGCAACTTCATCAGGATTGAGCTGAACT ccaCCACTTCCGTGATATTTGTCTTCATGGTGGGTGATGGGATCAGGAATGTGACCCTGCACACCCCCAGAGCTCTCAACGACAACGAATGGCACTACGTGGAAGCCGAGATCAACGTTAAAATGGCCCGT CTGAAAGTGGACTTCTACCCTCCGGCCATACACAAGTTCCCCGGCCAGACCCACATCACTATGCAGTTCACGCAGCCCCTGCTCGTAG GTGCGGCCAATCACACTCTGAGGCCTTTCCTGGGATGTCTGCGGGGCCTACGGCTCAACGGCGCCCCCGTGGACCTGGAGGGCAAGGTGGATGAGCGCAACGGTGTCCGCAGGAACTGCACGGGCGCGTGCCTCAACGCCTCCATACCCTGCCGCAACGGGGGCCAGTGCATCGATGGCTACGCCTCGTATTCCTGCGACTGCAACAACACCGCCTTCGATGGCTACTACTGCCACttgg ACATAGGAGCGTTCTTTGAAGTCGGCTCTTGGCTGCGCTACGACATCCGCACAGAGCCCATTCCGGATGACGCATGGTGGGCCAACTTCTGGATCGAGCCACACTGGCACAACTTCACGCTGGGCTACAACACCACGACGGACGACATCGAATTCAGCTTCAGCACCCACAAGACACCTGCAGTGCTGCTCTATGTCAGCTCCTTCCACAAGGACTACATCGCTGTCCTGCTCAAGAAAGATg GTACTCTGTCTCTGAGGTACAGGCTGGGCTTAATTACGCATAAGTTTCAACTGACCAATAGGAACCTAGCCGATGGCTTCCCACACTTTGTCAACATCACCAGACACAACTACACTGTTTGGACACAG GTGGATTATATGGAGCCGTGGGTGGAGAGGTTAACTTTAGGGGAGATTCCCAGATTTGACTCCCCTAAATCCATTTTTCTGGGCAGAGTCATGG AGGTTGGAGACATCGACTATGATATCCAGAGGCACAACAGCCCTGGTCTGGAAGGCTGTATCTCAGGGGTGCGCTACAACATCTTCGCCCCGCTGAAGGCTTACTTCCGGCCCAACGTCACCGACCCCCCTGTGACGACCCAGGGCTACGTGGTGGAGTCCAACTGTGGGGCATTTCCCCCTGTCTTAGGCTACATCCCATGGGAGGATGACCCATGGTTCACTGACCTAT TCTTTGATTATATTCACGATGACGTGACTCCACCCTGGATGACAC tGATCGTCACCGTGTCCCTcacgctcctcttcctcatcctttACGGCCTGTACATTTACCTGTACAGGTACAAGGGGAGCTACCACACTAACGAGCCCAAGAACTTGGAGTCCCCCAGCTCTGCCCGGCCCCTCACTGAAACACTGCACAAAGAAAAGAAGGACCTATCACAGCTACAGGAGGAGGGATCTGGCGAATAG